GAGGCGGCGGGCTTGGGCGGTCCGCCCACAACTTCCACAAGGCACATGCGGCAGTTGCCCGCGATGGAGAGCCGCTCGTGGTAGCAGAAGCGCGGGATCTCGATCCCGGCCTCTTCGCAGGCCTGGATCAGCGTCATCGCCGGATCCACCTCGATCTCCTGATCGTCGATGATGATTTTGCGCAGATCGGTCATACCGCCTCCGTCCCTGAGCTCATGTGGCTCAAATATTTGAAATCATAGGCCGCGTCGCTTGCGCCATTGGTCGCGAGCTCCGAAAGGCGCGCCTTGCCCTCGGCCAGCGTCGGCCGGTGCCCGGCGCGGATTGGCCAGATCACGTAGGTTGGCTCATCGATTTTAGCGAACCACTCGTCGCGACGGGCAAGGAACTTGCCATGCAGCGTATCGTGCACAAAGGCCGAAAGCGCCGCCGGCGTTTCCCACACTGAGAGCGTCGCCACGACACGCGGATCCGCGTCCAACACCTGTGCAGGCGCGTTTTCCGGCGTTGTCATATCCGCGTCCGTCAAACGCCAA
The sequence above is drawn from the Pseudoruegeria sp. SHC-113 genome and encodes:
- a CDS encoding DUF3291 domain-containing protein is translated as MPAYHVAQMNWGRLLGEVDNPRVAPFVNALDTVNGIADRAKGFVWRLTDADMTTPENAPAQVLDADPRVVATLSVWETPAALSAFVHDTLHGKFLARRDEWFAKIDEPTYVIWPIRAGHRPTLAEGKARLSELATNGASDAAYDFKYLSHMSSGTEAV